One Cucurbita pepo subsp. pepo cultivar mu-cu-16 chromosome LG11, ASM280686v2, whole genome shotgun sequence DNA window includes the following coding sequences:
- the LOC111804805 gene encoding peroxisomal adenine nucleotide carrier 1-like, with amino-acid sequence MSLDLESLSEATSGAIGSLVSTTILYPLDTCKSKYQAEVQAHGQQKYRYLSDVLWEAIKSNQVLSLYQGLGTKNLQSFVSQFLYFYGYSYFKRLYLAKTGAKSIGTKANLLLAAAAGACNAILTQPLDTASSRMQTSAFGKSKGLFQTVTEGSWSDAFDGLGISLLLTSNPAIQYTVFDQLKQNILRGKQNKTEQGSSPVVLSAFTAFVIGAISKSIATVLTYPAIRCKVMIQAAHDNETKEHRPNVRRTVPGVVHSIWRKEGILGFFKGLQAQILKTVLSSALLLMIKEKITSSAWVLILATRRYLFLTKPRLKSS; translated from the exons ATGAGTCTTGATCTCGAATCGCTCTCGGAGGCTACTTCCGGTGCGATCGGTTCGCTCGTCAGCACCACCATCTTGTACCCGCTTGATACCTGCAAGTCTAAGTACCAAGCCGAGGTTCAAGCCCATGGCCAACAGAAATACAG GTATCTTTCAGATGTGTTGTGGGAAgcaataaaatcaaatcaagttCTTTCGCTGTACCAGGGACTGGGAACCAAGAATCTACAATCTTTTGTTTCTCAGTTTTTGTACTTCTATGGGTATAGCTACTTCAAAAGACTATATCTGGCAAAAACTGGGGCTAAATCAATTGGAACAAAAGCAAACCTCTTACTCGCTGCTGCTGCGGGAGCTTGCAATGCCATTTTAACTCAG CCCTTGGATACAGCCTCCTCACGAATGCAGACTAGTGCCTTCGGAAAATCGAAGGGGCTTTTCCAGACCGTGACAGAGGGCAGTTGGAGTGATGCATTTGATGGTCTTGGAATTTCATTGCTGCTGACTTCAAACCCTGCTATTCAG TACACAGTGTTTGATCAGCTAAAGCAGAACATCCTCAGAGGAAAGCAGAACAAAACAGAACAAGGTTCATCTCCAGTAGTCCTTTCTGCTTTTACAGCCTTTGTAATAGGTGCAATTTCAAAAAGCATTGCCACCGTTTTGACATATCCTGCAATCAG GTGTAAGGTGATGATCCAAGCTGCACACGACAATGAAACGAAAGAACATCGTCCAAACGTCCGCCGAACAGTTCCGGGTGTTGTCCATTCTATATGGAGAAAAGAAGGGATACTAGGATTTTTCAAGGGATTGCAAGCACAGATCTTGAAAACGGTACTTAGTTCAGCTCTGCTTTTGATGATAAAAGAGAAGATCACTTCAAGTGCATGGGTTTTAATACTTGCAACCAGAAGGTATCTATTTCTTACTAAGCCTAGACTAAAGAGTAGCTGA
- the LOC111804804 gene encoding uncharacterized protein LOC111804804 isoform X1: protein MVEDDDDWGDFVDHSSQIGDGFDLSGGLSCARPSPNSNSSSDMSPEIQWAKSQGAIPLSIFGEEEEEEEFGSGVVGSSVGFGEISSVGKESGSAKKGGGLGVGVRIDDLIANLYSPNQQIKAGSPLKSNMEFDSLNFSTSLDFKSSDSNLNVNGVHSYASQTNFESDFRGFEANGVKSNGFHSDLTNVGESNEDDGEEVADFDGWEFKAAESATPTGDAQKAKVDTTRQEAFDGVARAFEFAINGHNHGDLIVKSNGAVNNIDEWDNGFNLDASPVVQHGVVSNSQNKNGQNDLDYGLNPSPIDRNANGDGHVWDFKDAFSDASDYKLEELKPVIMPPNGVEVLVPNGSVDVSLFAPGISDKSNEQQNFDLSFNLNWGKEDNNLLNGNQDGNFHDTGRDLNTSLANENDDFSENIWDFKSALSDSGSNNKEEPVESVAGLEAPAFDFSYSSQRNSELLSSHRKALPLSILEDEELETADDFTMNQDASTFISVTSEGRDNKNPGSNVSINDMISSLYNQAEKNGSINYSPEENENGINLSSRMSHSDLGNDDDDDSCEFKDASPNVNVTDQTYVTILGDLPKPSSTKLQFDCYMDFYHKLNLVLNHVVHGLLGNLENAQSNTSLSGESAKLRAICEEIRNFSAELSQENFTTDNFSSDVFLPKNDFSEIFEMLRDPRFHILDEEFQLSERLPLAENDLTSAVELSKHVVSTLKILKLVSVEKQPNYVSIWNKMMFICFQELKHGASIWNESIQRNVESCILSEPQGKRYICALGEIYRVVQVLRASVTLYKPWILLGQVDPSGLISLLNECSNIWTSSGLVEALCKTDGPIDCKALLDSINFIQNLDEWGLRKHVLFGQQPTCNLSLINAESIPGLDLVVWDGESYFLKLANLWANLIDRDPPFIQHPNNR from the exons ATGGTGGAGGATGACGACGATTGGGGCGATTTCGTCGACCATTCCTCTCAGATCGGCGATGGTTTCGATCTCTCCGGTGGACTCTCCTGTGCCCGGCCTTCTCCCAATTCAAACTCCTCCTCCGACATGTCCCCGGAGATTCAGTGGGCGAAGTCTCAGGGGGCTATTCCGCTTTCCATTTTtggggaggaggaagaggaggaggagtttGGATCCGGTGTAGTTGGTTCTAGTGTTGGGTTTGGAGAGATTTCGTCTGTTGGGAAAGAGAGTGGTTCGGCGAAGAAGGGAGGGGGTTTGGGTGTTGGGGTTCGGATTGATGATTTGATAGCGAATTTGTATAGTCCAAATCAGCAGATCAAAGCGGGAAGTCCATTGAAATCGAACATGGAATTCGATTCTTTGAACTTCAGTACTTCGTTGGATTTTAAATCTAGTGACTCCAATTTGAATGTCAATGGGGTACATTCTTATGCTAGCCAGACCAATTTCGAAAGCGATTTTAGAGGTTTTGAAGCTAATGGAGTGAAGTCTAATGGGTTCCATTCTGACTTGACAAACGTCGGTGAGAGCAATGAGGATGACGGGGAGGAGGTGGCCGATTTTGATGGCTGGGAATTTAAGGCTGCAGAGTCAGCTACGCCAACGGGTGATGCTCAGAAAGCCAAG GTTGACACAACAAGACAAGAAGCTTTTGATGGAGTAGCACGGGCATTTGAGTTTGCAATCAATGGACATAACCATGGAGATTTAATTGTAAAATCAAATGGAGCTGTTAACAACATAGATGAATGGGACAACGGATTTAATCTTGATGCAAGCCCTGTGGTCCAACATGGTGTCGTATCAAactctcaaaataaaaatggtcaGAATGATCTAGATTATGGCTTAAATCCTTCTCCTATTGATCGGAATGCCAATGGTGATGGACATGTTTGGGATTTCAAGGATGCTTTTTCTGATGCATCAGACTATAAGTTG GAAGAGTTGAAGCCTGTCATCATGCCTCCTAATGGTGTAGAGGTGCTTGTTCCAAATGGTAGTGTCGATGTTTCTTTGTTCGCTCCTGGGATTTCTGACAA ATCTAATgaacaacaaaattttgacttAAGTTTCAACCTGAATTGGGGGAAAGAAGACAATAATCTTTTGAATGGAAACCAGGATGGCAACTTCCATGATACTGGGAGAGATTTAAACACTTCTCTAGCTAACGAGAATGATGATTTCAGTGAGAATATTTGGGATTTCAAGTCTGCACTTTCAGATTCTGGATCAAAcaataag GAAGAGCCAGTTGAATCTGTGGCTGGTCTTGAAGCTCCTGCTTTTGATTTTAGCTATAGTAGTCAG agGAATTCAGAGTTATTGTCCAGTCACCGGAAGGCCTTGCCCTTGTCAATTCTTGAAGATGAAGAGCTGGAAACTGCGGATGATTTTACAATGAATCAAGATGCTTCTACCTTTATATCTGTCACCAGTGAAGGACGTGATAACAAGAATCCTGGTTCTAATGTATCTAtcaatgacatgatatcaagTCTATATAATCAAGCTGAGAAAAATGGTTCCATCAATTATTCCcctgaagaaaatgaaaatggaataaatttaTCATCAAGGATGTCACATTCCGATTTAGgcaatgatgatgatgatgattcctGTGAATTCAAGGATGCATCACCGAATGTTAACGTGACCGATCAAACTTACGTTACCATTCTTGGAGATTTACCCAAGCCGTCATCTACTAAGCTACAGTTTGATTGTTACATGGATTTTTATCACAAGTTAAATCTTGTTTTGAACCATGTTGTTCACGGCCTTCTTGGGAATTTAGAG AATGCCCAAAGTAATACCTCTCTTTCTGGTGAAAGTGCAAAATTAAGAGCCATTTGTGAAGAAATTCGG AATTTCAGTGCCGAACTGTCCCAAGAGAACTTCACGACTGATAACTTCTCATCAGATgttttccttccaaaaaatGATTTCAGTGAAATCTTTGAAATGTTGCGGGATCCAAGGTTTCATATTCTGGATGAAGAATTCCAGTTGTCGGAAAGGTTACCATTG GCAGAAAATGATTTGACATCAGCTGTTGAGCTCTCGAAACACGTTGTGTCAACTCTGAAGATTCTCAAACTTGTGTCAGTGGAGAAGCAACCTAATTATGTTTCCATATGGAACAAAATGATGTTTATTTGCTTTCAAGAACTAAAACATGGTGCTTCGATTTGGAACGAATCCATACAGAGAAATGTTGAAAGTTGCATATTATCTGAACCTCAAG GAAAACGGTATATCTGCGCCCTTGGAGAGATTTATAGGGTAGTTCAAGTGCTTAGAGCCTCAGTTACACTTTACAAGCCATGGATTCTGTTGGGTCAGGTTGATCCCAGTGGCTTGATTTCTCTTCTAAATGAGTGCTCC AATATTTGGACGAGTTCAGGACTCGTTGAGGCTCTCTGCAAGACTGATGGTCCTATTGATTGCAAGGCATTATTGgattctatcaattttattcAGAATCTTGATGAATGGGGTCTGAGAAAGCATGTTCTCTTCGGACAACAGCCTACTTGTAATCTATCACTCATAAATGCTGAATCAATTCCAG GCTTGGATTTGGTGGTCTGGGATGGGGAGAGCTACTTTTTGAAGCTTGCAAACTTGTGGGCAAATCTAATAGACCGCGATCCTCCATTCATTCAGCACCCAAATAATAGGTGA
- the LOC111804804 gene encoding uncharacterized protein LOC111804804 isoform X2, translating to MVEDDDDWGDFVDHSSQIGDGFDLSGGLSCARPSPNSNSSSDMSPEIQWAKSQGAIPLSIFGEEEEEEEFGSGVVGSSVGFGEISSVGKESGSAKKGGGLGVGVRIDDLIANLYSPNQQIKAGSPLKSNMEFDSLNFSTSLDFKSSDSNLNVNGVHSYASQTNFESDFRGFEANGVKSNGFHSDLTNVGESNEDDGEEVADFDGWEFKAAESATPTGDAQKAKVDTTRQEAFDGVARAFEFAINGHNHGDLIVKSNGAVNNIDEWDNGFNLDASPVVQHGVVSNSQNKNGQNDLDYGLNPSPIDRNANGDGHVWDFKDAFSDASDYKLEELKPVIMPPNGVEVLVPNGSVDVSLFAPGISDKSNEQQNFDLSFNLNWGKEDNNLLNGNQDGNFHDTGRDLNTSLANENDDFSENIWDFKSALSDSGSNNKEEPVESVAGLEAPAFDFSYSSQRNSELLSSHRKALPLSILEDEELETADDFTMNQDASTFISVTSEGRDNKNPGSNVSINDMISSLYNQAEKNGSINYSPEENENGINLSSRMSHSDLGNDDDDDSCEFKDASPNVNVTDQTYVTILGDLPKPSSTKLQFDCYMDFYHKLNLVLNHVVHGLLGNLENAQSNTSLSGESAKLRAICEEIRNFSAELSQENFTTDNFSSDVFLPKNDFSEIFEMLRDPRFHILDEEFQLSERLPLAENDLTSAVELSKHVVSTLKILKLVSVEKQPNYVSIWNKMMFICFQELKHGASIWNESIQRNVESCILSEPQGKRYICALGEIYRVVQVLRASVTLYKPWILLGQVDPSGLISLLNECSNIWTSSGLVEALCKTDGPIDCKALLDSINFIQNLDEWGLRKHVLFGQQPTCNLSLINAESIPGLDLVVWDGESYFLKLANLWANLIDRDPPFIQHPNNR from the exons ATGGTGGAGGATGACGACGATTGGGGCGATTTCGTCGACCATTCCTCTCAGATCGGCGATGGTTTCGATCTCTCCGGTGGACTCTCCTGTGCCCGGCCTTCTCCCAATTCAAACTCCTCCTCCGACATGTCCCCGGAGATTCAGTGGGCGAAGTCTCAGGGGGCTATTCCGCTTTCCATTTTtggggaggaggaagaggaggaggagtttGGATCCGGTGTAGTTGGTTCTAGTGTTGGGTTTGGAGAGATTTCGTCTGTTGGGAAAGAGAGTGGTTCGGCGAAGAAGGGAGGGGGTTTGGGTGTTGGGGTTCGGATTGATGATTTGATAGCGAATTTGTATAGTCCAAATCAGCAGATCAAAGCGGGAAGTCCATTGAAATCGAACATGGAATTCGATTCTTTGAACTTCAGTACTTCGTTGGATTTTAAATCTAGTGACTCCAATTTGAATGTCAATGGGGTACATTCTTATGCTAGCCAGACCAATTTCGAAAGCGATTTTAGAGGTTTTGAAGCTAATGGAGTGAAGTCTAATGGGTTCCATTCTGACTTGACAAACGTCGGTGAGAGCAATGAGGATGACGGGGAGGAGGTGGCCGATTTTGATGGCTGGGAATTTAAGGCTGCAGAGTCAGCTACGCCAACGGGTGATGCTCAGAAAGCCAAG GTTGACACAACAAGACAAGAAGCTTTTGATGGAGTAGCACGGGCATTTGAGTTTGCAATCAATGGACATAACCATGGAGATTTAATTGTAAAATCAAATGGAGCTGTTAACAACATAGATGAATGGGACAACGGATTTAATCTTGATGCAAGCCCTGTGGTCCAACATGGTGTCGTATCAAactctcaaaataaaaatggtcaGAATGATCTAGATTATGGCTTAAATCCTTCTCCTATTGATCGGAATGCCAATGGTGATGGACATGTTTGGGATTTCAAGGATGCTTTTTCTGATGCATCAGACTATAAGTTG GAAGAGTTGAAGCCTGTCATCATGCCTCCTAATGGTGTAGAGGTGCTTGTTCCAAATGGTAGTGTCGATGTTTCTTTGTTCGCTCCTGGGATTTCTGACAAATCTAATgaacaacaaaattttgacttAAGTTTCAACCTGAATTGGGGGAAAGAAGACAATAATCTTTTGAATGGAAACCAGGATGGCAACTTCCATGATACTGGGAGAGATTTAAACACTTCTCTAGCTAACGAGAATGATGATTTCAGTGAGAATATTTGGGATTTCAAGTCTGCACTTTCAGATTCTGGATCAAAcaataag GAAGAGCCAGTTGAATCTGTGGCTGGTCTTGAAGCTCCTGCTTTTGATTTTAGCTATAGTAGTCAG agGAATTCAGAGTTATTGTCCAGTCACCGGAAGGCCTTGCCCTTGTCAATTCTTGAAGATGAAGAGCTGGAAACTGCGGATGATTTTACAATGAATCAAGATGCTTCTACCTTTATATCTGTCACCAGTGAAGGACGTGATAACAAGAATCCTGGTTCTAATGTATCTAtcaatgacatgatatcaagTCTATATAATCAAGCTGAGAAAAATGGTTCCATCAATTATTCCcctgaagaaaatgaaaatggaataaatttaTCATCAAGGATGTCACATTCCGATTTAGgcaatgatgatgatgatgattcctGTGAATTCAAGGATGCATCACCGAATGTTAACGTGACCGATCAAACTTACGTTACCATTCTTGGAGATTTACCCAAGCCGTCATCTACTAAGCTACAGTTTGATTGTTACATGGATTTTTATCACAAGTTAAATCTTGTTTTGAACCATGTTGTTCACGGCCTTCTTGGGAATTTAGAG AATGCCCAAAGTAATACCTCTCTTTCTGGTGAAAGTGCAAAATTAAGAGCCATTTGTGAAGAAATTCGG AATTTCAGTGCCGAACTGTCCCAAGAGAACTTCACGACTGATAACTTCTCATCAGATgttttccttccaaaaaatGATTTCAGTGAAATCTTTGAAATGTTGCGGGATCCAAGGTTTCATATTCTGGATGAAGAATTCCAGTTGTCGGAAAGGTTACCATTG GCAGAAAATGATTTGACATCAGCTGTTGAGCTCTCGAAACACGTTGTGTCAACTCTGAAGATTCTCAAACTTGTGTCAGTGGAGAAGCAACCTAATTATGTTTCCATATGGAACAAAATGATGTTTATTTGCTTTCAAGAACTAAAACATGGTGCTTCGATTTGGAACGAATCCATACAGAGAAATGTTGAAAGTTGCATATTATCTGAACCTCAAG GAAAACGGTATATCTGCGCCCTTGGAGAGATTTATAGGGTAGTTCAAGTGCTTAGAGCCTCAGTTACACTTTACAAGCCATGGATTCTGTTGGGTCAG GTTGATCCCAGTGGCTTGATTTCTCTTCTAAATGAGTGCTCAAATATTTGGACGAGTTCAGGACTCGTTGAGGCTCTCTGCAAGACTGATGGTCCTATTGATTGCAAGGCATTATTGgattctatcaattttattcAGAATCTTGATGAATGGGGTCTGAGAAAGCATGTTCTCTTCGGACAACAGCCTACTTGTAATCTATCACTCATAAATGCTGAATCAATTCCAG GCTTGGATTTGGTGGTCTGGGATGGGGAGAGCTACTTTTTGAAGCTTGCAAACTTGTGGGCAAATCTAATAGACCGCGATCCTCCATTCATTCAGCACCCAAATAATAGGTGA
- the LOC111804813 gene encoding uncharacterized GPI-anchored protein At3g06035 has protein sequence MSSPSYFSIFGVFAIAFLFFSSPVLSKDEEDNLLQGLNSYRQAQNLPPLAKNAKADCIAEEIADDNKDQPCAVTTAKSNVVPSRPSQITKFMDYAEKCKVDINTTTDAIVMPVCVPKLVQTLLLANYTHSQYAKYLNDSRFVGAGVGSEDDWMVVVLTTGASGGSFEGSGTESLMASVWGCVALALLGLMIGNFVRL, from the exons ATGTCTTCTCCTTCTTACTTTTCTATCTTTGGCGTTTTCGCCATtgccttcctcttcttctcctctcctGTTCTCTCCAAAG ATGAAGAAGACAACCTTCTCCAAGGCCTAAACAGCTACCGACAAGCACAGAACCTCCCACCGCTCGCAAAGAACGCAAAAGCCGATTGTATTGCTGAGGAGATCGCGGATGACAACAAAGACCAACCCTGCGCTGTCACCACCGCCAAATCAAACGTGGTGCCAAGCCGCCCGTCGCAGATCACGAAGTTTATGGATTACGCCGAGAAATGCAAGGTGGACATCAACACCACCACGGACGCCATCGTGATGCCAGTATGCGTGCCAAAGCTGGTCCAGACTCTGCTTCTCGCGAACTACACGCACTCGCAGTACGCTAAGTATTTGAACGATTCGAGGTTCGTCGGCGCCGGTGTCGGCTCGGAGGACGACTGGATGGTGGTGGTTCTGACGACCGGAGCATCCGGCGGGAGCTTTGAAGGATCGGGAACGGAGTCGTTGATGGCTTCGGTTTGGGGATGCGTGGCA TTGGCTCTGTTAGGGCTTATGATCGGGAATTTTGTGAGATTGTAG
- the LOC111805143 gene encoding mevalonate kinase-like isoform X2 has product MEVKARAPGKIILAGEHAVVHGSTAVAASVNLYTTASVRLPCSSDEDDIVKLQLKDLALEFAWPVSRIKEALGGFVGPISTPTSCPAECLKAIASLVEYQNIPEAKIKLASGVSAFLWLYSSILRFVPVDVAITSELPLGSGLGSSAAFCVAISAALLALSGSVNVDQEHCGWMVCKEDELVLLNKWAFEGEKIIHGKPSGIDNTVSTYGSMIKFKSGSLDLIKSNMPLKMLVTNTKVGRNTKALVAGVSERAIRHPDAMSSVFNAVDSISKELSILLQSAHDDMSLTEKEEQLAELMEMNQGLLQCMGVSHGSIETILRTTSKYELVSKLTGAGGGGCVLTLLPNLLSGTIVDEVIAELESCGFECFIAGIGGKGAEISFHDLA; this is encoded by the exons ATGGAAGTTAAAGCCAGAGCTCCTGGGAAAATCATACTGGCCGGTGAACACGCCGTCGTCCATGGTTCCACCGCCGTCGCTGCTTCCGTCAACCTCTACACTACTGCTTCAGTTCGATTGCCATGTTCTTCAG ACGAGGATGATATTGTGAAACTCCAACTGAAGGACCTAGCACTTGAGTTTGCATGGCCAGTTAGTAGAATCAAGGAGGCTTTGGGTGGATTCGTTGGTCCCATCTCGACACCCACATCATGCCCTGCTGAGTGCTTGAAAGCAATTGCATCTCTTGTTGAGTATCAAAACATTCCGGAGGCTAAAATTAAGCTTGCCTCTGGAGTGTCAGCATTCCTTTGGCTCTATTCTTCCATTCTAAG ATTTGTGCCTGTTGATGTAGCCATCACGTCTGAGCTTCCTCTTGGATCAGGCTTGGGCTCATCTGCTGCATTTTGTGTTGCCATTTCAGCTGCTCTGCTTGCTTTATCAGGCTCTGTGAATGTCGATCAGGAGCACTGTGGATGGATGGTATGTAAAGAAGATGAGCTAGTTTTGTTGAACAAGTGGGCCTTTGAGGGTGAAAAGATAATCCATGGGAAACCTTCTGGAATTGACAATACTGTGAGCACATATG GTAGCATGATCAAGTTCAAGTCAGGCAGTTTGGATCTCATTAAATCCAATATGCCATTGAAAATGCTTGTGACAAACACAAAGGTTGGAAGAAACACAAAGGCTTTAGTGGCTGGTGTTTCAGAAAGGGCCATCAGACATCCTGATGCAATGAGCTCTGTGTTCAATGCTGTCGATTCTATCAGCAAGGAGTTATCAATCCTTCTTCAGTCAGCTCATGACGACATGTCCCTAACTGAGAAGGAAGAACAGTTAGCAGAGTTGATGGAAATGAATCAAGGCTTACTTCAGTGTATGGGGGTAAGCCATGGTTCTATCGAAACCATCCTCCGGACGACGTCGAAATACGAGCTAGTTTCCAAATTGACAGGAGCTGGAGGTGGAGGCTGTGTTCTTACGCTGTTGCCTAACT TGCTTTCAGGGACCATTGTTGATGAAGTAATTGCAGAGCTTGAGTCATGTGGATTTGAATGCTTCATTGCTGGGATTGGAGGAAAAGGGGCCGAGATCTCGTTCCATGATTTAGCCTGA
- the LOC111805143 gene encoding mevalonate kinase-like isoform X1, which yields MEVKARAPGKIILAGEHAVVHGSTAVAASVNLYTTASVRLPCSSDEDDIVKLQLKDLALEFAWPVSRIKEALGGFVGPISTPTSCPAECLKAIASLVEYQNIPEAKIKLASGVSAFLWLYSSILRFVPVDVAITSELPLGSGLGSSAAFCVAISAALLALSGSVNVDQEHCGWMVCKEDELVLLNKWAFEGEKIIHGKPSGIDNTVSTYGSMIKFKSGSLDLIKSNMPLKMLVTNTKVGRNTKALVAGVSERAIRHPDAMSSVFNAVDSISKELSILLQSAHDDMSLTEKEEQLAELMEMNQGLLQCMGVSHGSIETILRTTSKYELVSKLTGAGGGGCVLTLLPNCILFLSWNLMPLTLHMLLLLSFIGSWLIHIFPSYLTIAMIPL from the exons ATGGAAGTTAAAGCCAGAGCTCCTGGGAAAATCATACTGGCCGGTGAACACGCCGTCGTCCATGGTTCCACCGCCGTCGCTGCTTCCGTCAACCTCTACACTACTGCTTCAGTTCGATTGCCATGTTCTTCAG ACGAGGATGATATTGTGAAACTCCAACTGAAGGACCTAGCACTTGAGTTTGCATGGCCAGTTAGTAGAATCAAGGAGGCTTTGGGTGGATTCGTTGGTCCCATCTCGACACCCACATCATGCCCTGCTGAGTGCTTGAAAGCAATTGCATCTCTTGTTGAGTATCAAAACATTCCGGAGGCTAAAATTAAGCTTGCCTCTGGAGTGTCAGCATTCCTTTGGCTCTATTCTTCCATTCTAAG ATTTGTGCCTGTTGATGTAGCCATCACGTCTGAGCTTCCTCTTGGATCAGGCTTGGGCTCATCTGCTGCATTTTGTGTTGCCATTTCAGCTGCTCTGCTTGCTTTATCAGGCTCTGTGAATGTCGATCAGGAGCACTGTGGATGGATGGTATGTAAAGAAGATGAGCTAGTTTTGTTGAACAAGTGGGCCTTTGAGGGTGAAAAGATAATCCATGGGAAACCTTCTGGAATTGACAATACTGTGAGCACATATG GTAGCATGATCAAGTTCAAGTCAGGCAGTTTGGATCTCATTAAATCCAATATGCCATTGAAAATGCTTGTGACAAACACAAAGGTTGGAAGAAACACAAAGGCTTTAGTGGCTGGTGTTTCAGAAAGGGCCATCAGACATCCTGATGCAATGAGCTCTGTGTTCAATGCTGTCGATTCTATCAGCAAGGAGTTATCAATCCTTCTTCAGTCAGCTCATGACGACATGTCCCTAACTGAGAAGGAAGAACAGTTAGCAGAGTTGATGGAAATGAATCAAGGCTTACTTCAGTGTATGGGGGTAAGCCATGGTTCTATCGAAACCATCCTCCGGACGACGTCGAAATACGAGCTAGTTTCCAAATTGACAGGAGCTGGAGGTGGAGGCTGTGTTCTTACGCTGTTGCCTAACTGTATCCTTTTCCTGTCATGGAATCTTATGCCTTTGACTCTTCATATGCTCTTACTTCTATCGTTCATTGGTTCGTGGTTAATCCATATTTTCCCATCCTATCTAACGATTGCCATGATACCCTTATGA
- the LOC111805146 gene encoding uncharacterized protein LOC111805146 yields MELQGTAPLEMETSSSSSDDTNPCPICLGPIIQPSYLDKCFHKFCYNCIVQWTKVVSGKHSCTLSSIKCPLCKTESPSIIHGLDGHCFQRHYVNQDFQDSFILSKAQKYRLQCYYTEPGFLDDIFSVQKYWKLRKYLQANQWLEVWLKRELQALIQEEDVDIIMHHLLGSIHSFFSRNEPRYQTETPQLKRDRFNSMILDAAKPFLSERADRFVLELELFLASGLNIEAYDSVYLQRLGWNKPVGPSMAVEDLGHEPVTPYLFIFDYDPDDGD; encoded by the exons ATGGAATTGCAGGGCACTGCGCCATTGGAGATGGAGACAAGCAGTTCCTCTTCCGACGATACGAACCCTTGCCCGATCTGCCTCGGACCCATAATTCAACCTTCCTATCTCGACAAATGCTTCC ATAAATTTTGTTACAATTGCATTGTGCAATGGACTAAAGTGGTTTCTGGAAAGCACTCCTGCACACTTTCATCCATTAAGTGCCCTTTATGCAAG ACAGAAAGTCCTTCTATAATACATGGATTAGATGGACATTGTTTCCAAAGACATTATGTTAATCAGGATTTTCAGGATAG TTTTATCTTATCAAAAGCTCAAAAGTATAGATTACAGTGCTATTATACTGAACCAG GTTTCTTGGATGACATATTCAGTGTACAGAAGTATTGGAAGTTACGGAAGTATCTACAGGCAAACCAGTGGCTCGAAGTTTGGTTGAAAAGGGAACTTCAAGCTTTGATTCAG GAAGAAGATGTTGACATAATTATGCACCACCTACTTGgttcaattcattcattttttagtAG AAATGAACCTAGGTATCAAACAGAAACTCCTCAGCTGAAGAGGGACAGGTTTAACAGCATGATCCTTGATGCAGCAAAGCCATTCCTGTCAGAAAGAGCGGACCGGTTCGTGCTCGAGTTGGAGCTGTTTCTTGCTTCAGGTTTAAACATTGAAGCCTATGATTCAGTTTACTTGCAACGGCTGGGTTGGAACAAGCCTGTCGGACCCAGCATGGCGGTAGAAGATCTTGGACACGAACCTGTAACTCCATACTTGTTTATCTTTGACTATGACCCTGATGATGGTGATTAA